One genomic region from Granulicatella adiacens ATCC 49175 encodes:
- the rapZ gene encoding RNase adapter RapZ codes for MTMTVDQLELVVITGMSGAGKTVAMQSFEDMGYFCVDNMPPSLLPKFWELVKESGKITKIALVIDLRSRAFFDEIMSAIAGLDNTSFITTKILFLEASDDALVSRYKETRRTHPLAGEGRIYDGIIAERRLLQDIKTRSQKVIDTTNLSPRQLREEIMQAFSNGQEGVFTIQVMSFGFKYGLPIDADVVMDVRFLPNPHYIPELRPLTGLDEPVYDYVMSQPEAKTFYHKLMDLLDFSIPGYKKEGKSSVTIAIGCTGGQHRSVAFAERIGRELLSDSYNVKISHRDKDRRKEGNGRS; via the coding sequence ATGACAATGACAGTAGATCAATTAGAATTAGTCGTCATTACAGGAATGAGCGGTGCAGGAAAAACCGTTGCTATGCAAAGTTTTGAAGATATGGGATATTTCTGTGTCGATAATATGCCGCCAAGTTTATTACCAAAATTTTGGGAATTAGTGAAAGAATCAGGAAAAATTACAAAGATTGCGCTCGTAATCGATTTACGTTCTCGTGCGTTCTTTGATGAAATCATGTCTGCAATCGCTGGACTAGATAATACTTCCTTTATTACCACAAAAATTTTATTTTTAGAAGCGAGTGATGATGCATTAGTCTCTCGTTATAAAGAAACTAGAAGAACTCACCCATTAGCTGGGGAAGGGCGTATTTATGATGGAATTATTGCGGAGCGTCGCTTACTACAAGATATTAAGACTCGCTCGCAAAAAGTCATTGATACAACGAATTTATCTCCTCGTCAGTTACGTGAAGAAATCATGCAAGCTTTCTCTAATGGACAAGAGGGTGTGTTTACGATTCAAGTGATGTCCTTTGGCTTTAAATATGGATTACCGATTGATGCAGATGTAGTGATGGATGTTCGTTTCTTACCAAACCCACACTATATTCCAGAGTTACGTCCTTTGACTGGATTAGATGAACCGGTTTATGACTATGTAATGAGTCAGCCAGAAGCGAAGACGTTCTATCATAAATTGATGGACTTACTGGACTTCTCAATTCCGGGCTACAAGAAAGAAGGGAAATCAAGCGTAACAATTGCGATTGGATGTACAGGTGGACAACACCGTTCGGTAGCTTTTGCTGAACGAATTGGCCGTGAATTATTATCCGACTCTTATAATGTGAAAATTTCTCATCGTGACAAAGATCGTCGTAAAGAAGGGAATGGACGCTCATGA